One Apodemus sylvaticus chromosome 16, mApoSyl1.1, whole genome shotgun sequence genomic region harbors:
- the LOC127666578 gene encoding LOW QUALITY PROTEIN: PRAME family member 12-like (The sequence of the model RefSeq protein was modified relative to this genomic sequence to represent the inferred CDS: substituted 1 base at 1 genomic stop codon), which translates to MVAAWPFTCLPVGALMKTPDVEVLQAVLDGIDIVLTQNVSPRSRKLQVLDFRDVHQDFWDVWAGRKDEVCSAKTGNEKQVAKHIPRYALRQCLKVVTDLSLDFSLQQHQTCLLQWAQQRKDSLRLCCLKMKICHFPVEIIREILNIFQPNYIEELEIYTKQDLSFLGCFSPCFGLMRNLRKFHLREIRLRISLSGVLHFADVKDCAAKLLSQFSKLNYLQHLSMNGGYFSSDNMKLLFRCLKSPLESLSMTVCQLSKSDLKHTSVCQRLYQLKHLHFDDVVLPKSCSKSLXILLENESETLQTLQLENSRMNDSQLKILLPALGQCSQLTSVNFYENDFSTAVIKDLLQCMANQSKLVVEQYPAPLEFYDHEGYLIVDRFSQLCQNLMDILRARRQPKTITFASETCRYCWSRCIYDMKTRLCRCWR; encoded by the exons atggtggcagcctggccctTTACCTGCCTCCCTGTGGGGGCGCTGATGAAAACCCCTGATGTGGAGGTCTTGCAAGCTGTGCTGGATGGCATAGATATAGTGCTGACACAGAATGTTAGTCCCAG aagcaggaagcttcAAGTCCTGGACTTCAGAGATGTGCACCAGGATTTTTGGGATGTATGGGCTGGAAGAAAGGATGAAGTCTGCTCAGCAAAGACTGGGAATGAGAAACAAGTTGCAAAGCACATTCCTAGATATGCACTGAGGCAGTGTTTGAAGGTGGTCACTGACCTGAGCCTTGACTTCTCTCTGCAACAACATCAAACATGCTTACTACaatgggcccagcagagaaaagaCTCTTTGAGGCTATGCTGTCTGAAGATGAAGATTTGTCACTTCCCAGTGGAGATTATCAGGGAGATCTTGAACATTTTTCAGCCAAACTATATTGAGGAATTGGAAATATACACAAAACAGGACCTATCCTTTCTAGGTTGCTTTTCACCTTGCTTTGGCCTGATGAGAAATCTTCGCAAATTCCATCTAAGGGAAATAAGATTGAGGATCTCACTTAGTGGTGTGCTTCATTTTGCAGATGTAAAGGACTGTGCTGCCAAActcctttctcagttctccaaactCAACTATCTCCAACACCTCTCCATGAATGGTGGCTACTTTTCCAGTGACAACATGAAACTGTTGTTCAG atgccTGAAGAGTCCCTTGGAGTCCTTGTCTATGACTGTCTGCCAACTCTCCAAGTCAGACTTGAAACACACGTCAGTGTGTCAGAGGCTCTATCAACTGAAACACCTGCACTTCGATGATGTAGTGCTTCCCAAGTCCTGTTCCAAGAGTCTCTGAATTCTCCTAGAGAATGAATCTGAAACTCTGCAAACCCTGCAGTTAGAGAACAGCAGGATGAATGACTCTCAGCTCAAAATCCTTTTGCCTGCTCTGGGCCAGTGCTCACAGCTCACCTCTGTCAATTTCTATGAGAATGACTTCTCCACTGCTGTAATAAAGGACCTTCTGCAATGCATGGCCAATCAAAGCAAGCTGGTTGTTGAGCAGTACCCTGCCCCACTAGAGTTCTATGATCACGAGGGTTATCTTATAGTGGACAGATTTTCCCAACTGTGTCAAAATCTCATGGACATTCTCAGGGCCAGAAGGCAGCCCAAGACAATCACATTTGCTTCAGAAACCTGCCGTTATTGTTGGAGTCGCTGCATCTATGATATGAAGACCAGACTTTGCCGTTGCTGGCGGTAA